A genomic region of Saccopteryx bilineata isolate mSacBil1 chromosome 1, mSacBil1_pri_phased_curated, whole genome shotgun sequence contains the following coding sequences:
- the LOC136320761 gene encoding olfactory receptor 4A47-like — protein sequence MRKKAPRPRTGIEWPSHGAGNFVLNSEIRCTERPMEQRNNVTEFVLLGLIQSRQGQKILFVVFLLIYMMTMVGNLLIVVTVVASSTLDAPMYFFLGYLSFMDAVYSTSLTPNMIINLLCEKRTISFTACMSQLFIGHLSGGAEILLLVVMAYDRYVAICKPLHYMTIMNQRVCILLLLLAWAGGFVHAVVQLLLVYNLPFCGPNVIDHFICDMYPLLKLACTDTYIIGLIVVANDGGICVVIFVMLLISYGVILYSLKNLTQDGRRKALSTCSYHITVVFLFFVPCIFMYVRPPSTLPIDKSFAVFYTVITPMLNPLIYTLRNGEMKSAMKKLWTRKRK from the exons ATGAGGAAGAAGGCACCACGGCCCAGAACAGGAATCGAATGGCCCTCTCATGGTGCAG GTAATTTTGTCCTGAACTCTGAAATAAGATGCACAGAAAGACCTATGGAACAAAGGAACAATGTGACTGAGTTTGTCCTCTTGGGGCTCATTCAGAGCCGTCAGGGtcagaaaatattatttgttgtGTTCCTACTCATTTACATGATGACAATGGTGGGCAACCTACTGATTGTTGTGACAGTCGTGGCCAGCTCAACCCTGGATGCCCCGATGTACTTCTTTCTTGGCTACCTATCATTTATGGATGCTGTATATTCTACTTCCCTTACTCCAAATATGATTATAAACTTACTCTGTGAGAAGAGAACTATTTCCTTCACAGCTTGCATGAGCCAGCTTTTTATAGGACACTTATCTGGTGGTGCCGAGATTTTACTCCTGGTGGTCATGGCCTATGACCGCTACGTGGCCATCTGCAAACCCTTGCATTATATGACGATCATGAATCAGCGAGTGTGCattctgctgctgctgttggcCTGGGCCGGGGGTTTTGTACATGCTGTAGTTCAACTTCTGCTTGTTTACAACCTTCCCTTCTGTGGCCCCAATGTCATTGACCACTTCATCTGTGACATGTACCCCTTATTGAAACTCGCCTGCACTGACACCTACATTATTGGCCTCATTGTGGTTGCCAACGATGGGGGAATCTGTGTGGTCATCTTTGTGATGTTACTCATCTCCTATGGGGTCATTCTCTACTCCCTGAAGAATCTTACTCAGGATGGGAGACGCAAAGCGTTATCCACCTGTAGCTACCACATTACTGTGGTGTTCCTCTTCTTTGTCCcttgtatttttatgtatgtgaGACCTCCTTCTACGTTACCCATTGATAAATCCTTTGCTGTGTTTTACACTGTGATCACCCCAATGTTGAACCCCTTAATCTATACTctgagaaatggagagatgaaaagtgCCATGAAAAAACTCTGGaccagaaaaaggaaatga